Proteins encoded within one genomic window of Cucumis sativus cultivar 9930 chromosome 3, Cucumber_9930_V3, whole genome shotgun sequence:
- the LOC101220624 gene encoding 40S ribosomal protein S16 → MAAPIESVQCFGRKKTAVAVTYCKRGRGLIKINGCPIELVEPEILRFKAYEPILLLGRHRFSGVDMRIRVKGGGHTSQIYAIRQSIAKALVAFYQKYVDEQSKKEIKDILVRYDRTLLVADPRRCEPKKFGGRGARARFQKSYR, encoded by the coding sequence ATGGCGGCTCCAATCGAGTCTGTACAATGCTTCGGCCGGAAGAAGACGGCAGTTGCTGTAACATACTGCAAGCGTGGCCGAGGCTTGATCAAGATCAACGGCTGCCCAATTGAGCTCGTCGAACCTGAGATCTTACGCTTCAAGGCCTACGAACCCATCCTCCTTCTCGGCCGACACCGCTTCTCCGGCGTTGACATGCGAATCAGAGTCAAAGGCGGAGGCCACACCTCACAGATCTACGCTATCCGACAGAGCATCGCTAAGGCTCTCGTCGCCTTTTACCAGAAGTACGTCGACGAACAGAGCAAGAAGGAGATAAAGGACATTCTCGTCCGCTACGATCGGACTTTGCTCGTCGCTGATCCTAGACGCTGTGAGCCGAAGAAGTTTGGTGGTCGTGGAGCTCGTGCTAGATTCCAGAAATCATATCGTTGA